The following coding sequences are from one Methanococcoides orientis window:
- a CDS encoding cytochrome c3 family protein, whose product MCIAVDFDDCTDCHQESYDQWSSSAHGTADCEICHTPAEGGFDGHVVDPSGSVPTADLSSEVCGDCHAAIFDEWNEFAGEEFDMEAMASHSEPTEVAEPYVLHSDVSCVVCKSTDGAILNLEEAEVYMLNEEAAHDLEVTEWAIACVACHDPHEGGLWLEESTLLCGNCHNTEGVVADGKTPVVRHAQWDMVSTSVYVDGTHPTGIGCVDCHMSMVPLDGEVTTGHDFDFDAVALSDPDSSNECYSCHLDSLSSSVEVKQETVSQRLSYLNSLKEESNVVLESFNGTDVYGPQLANYNNGLFYLTEVENDGSLGIHNMFRTEDDLDMAERYFNLVIGESLGVDEPVGQVPAPGGIVVVMIFATVAFLIKRD is encoded by the coding sequence GTGTGTATAGCGGTAGATTTTGATGATTGTACGGACTGTCATCAGGAATCTTATGATCAGTGGAGTTCTTCTGCTCATGGTACTGCAGATTGTGAGATATGTCATACTCCTGCTGAAGGAGGATTTGATGGTCATGTCGTGGATCCTTCTGGTTCAGTTCCAACTGCAGATCTGTCTTCAGAGGTTTGTGGGGATTGCCATGCTGCTATCTTTGATGAGTGGAATGAGTTTGCAGGCGAGGAGTTCGATATGGAAGCAATGGCAAGCCATTCCGAGCCGACGGAGGTCGCAGAACCATACGTATTGCATTCGGATGTCTCCTGCGTAGTGTGCAAGAGTACTGATGGTGCAATACTGAACCTTGAAGAGGCTGAGGTATATATGCTAAATGAGGAAGCTGCTCACGACCTTGAAGTGACCGAATGGGCAATAGCATGTGTTGCCTGCCATGATCCTCATGAAGGTGGCCTCTGGTTGGAGGAAAGCACACTTCTGTGTGGCAATTGTCATAATACGGAGGGAGTGGTTGCAGATGGTAAAACTCCTGTCGTCAGGCACGCTCAGTGGGATATGGTAAGTACTTCAGTATATGTTGACGGAACTCACCCTACGGGGATAGGTTGTGTTGACTGTCATATGTCAATGGTCCCATTGGATGGTGAAGTTACTACCGGTCATGACTTTGATTTTGATGCAGTGGCGCTTTCCGATCCTGATTCATCTAATGAATGTTATTCCTGCCATCTTGACTCATTATCATCATCTGTCGAGGTCAAACAGGAAACAGTTTCCCAGAGGCTCTCTTATCTTAATTCATTAAAAGAAGAATCAAATGTTGTCCTTGAAAGTTTCAATGGAACAGATGTCTATGGACCACAACTTGCCAACTATAACAACGGGCTTTTCTATCTTACAGAAGTTGAAAATGATGGGAGCCTTGGAATCCATAATATGTTCCGAACTGAGGACGATCTTGACATGGCAGAAAGGTACTTCAATTTGGTTATTGGGGAAAGTTTAGGGGTTGATGAACCTGTAGGCCAGGTTCCTGCACCAGGCGGAATTGTTGTGGTAATGATATTTGCTACAGTTGCCTTTTTAATAAAGAGGGATTGA
- a CDS encoding DJ-1/PfpI family protein, protein MTEQKKILMIVAQENFRDEEFFEPKEVFEKSGAKVTVASNTTKKAKGILGGEVKPDLSISDVNIDEYDAISITGGGGSRQYLWNNNELQDIVKKAYEKGKVVAAICISPVVLANAGVLEGKKSTVFKNDETVSILKDKGAKHKDKGVISDGKIVTGRDPKSAKEYGKAVLKAFN, encoded by the coding sequence ATGACAGAGCAGAAGAAAATACTCATGATAGTTGCACAGGAAAACTTCAGGGACGAGGAATTCTTTGAACCAAAGGAAGTGTTTGAGAAAAGTGGTGCAAAGGTCACCGTTGCCAGTAATACCACAAAAAAGGCAAAGGGAATACTCGGAGGCGAAGTTAAACCTGACCTTAGCATCTCTGATGTGAACATTGATGAATATGATGCCATATCCATCACCGGTGGTGGAGGTTCCAGACAATACCTGTGGAACAACAATGAACTGCAGGATATCGTCAAAAAAGCATATGAGAAGGGTAAGGTCGTCGCTGCAATATGCATCTCACCTGTCGTACTAGCAAATGCAGGCGTTCTTGAAGGAAAGAAAAGTACAGTTTTCAAGAATGATGAGACCGTCAGCATACTTAAGGACAAAGGGGCCAAGCACAAAGATAAAGGTGTAATCTCAGATGGAAAGATCGTTACCGGCAGAGATCCAAAAAGCGCTAAGGAGTATGGAAAAGCAGTCCTTAAAGCGTTCAATTAA
- a CDS encoding M1 family metallopeptidase: MERIYKYYPEDFGELTVKVIHMDLLFDVYDDHTYVSSDLNVRTLGKPITSLDLNCRDLDIKKISCKEYDVSYDYKADEYILSIEFGCQVPANTEIVIHTETICKPTWNILEGLYYDETPAGAPPQQITQCQQWGFQRIVPCIDDMTAKCTYTTTIIADERYTNLITNGDVVEEKHSIGNGRARIVYDNSVTPMATYLFFLGVGTYRTFTREFEYPDGHTFDLELLVPPESDVYPAEKALDVLYDSVMWTYLFTGPEQYTDIDKRKEIYDLIRVRDALKAEGKSDDLVFLRDELKKLDSSLTMGYKYTGTVYREIGMQNSDFGGMENVGNTTITTNRIMPYPETTDPSFEYMVRVKVHEYYHNINGSEVTGWSPFEIWLNEAVTVHIEHQFHAFVFGENYSRLSNVLDLLAPGVGTFALDSGAASMSIVPEGFNDPNDLITAVTYVKAPEFVRMLETLMGKENFARALDIYHTKFSHSNAKGSDWLKTMEEISGMDFSEMSETWLTQTKFPMVQIDTSYDAESMFFTLDIHQEVPEGGKHWEFPFVAALVDGDGNDIVEINEWISSEDANIAIENVETPAFVSINRGYSFYGKVVREVSDEELLLQVRKDSDMINRFIAYYTLVDREKMRLLADPQAKVSEMFIELFNGLISDDVLMEEVGGQFLAIFESVEDERLAHRYQMLYDVKKRILEGIARNNTVSLLNLYHKYLKVSIPQDDTLEEHARVIKARQVKNTVLRILATLDTPFVHQLCNKQFVEASCASDRLVAFDCYINSSAEDKIEFLENFMEESRKNLVAWEAFLSIVAGNSSSDAVSLVKNIEASESFRIEQANDQRALYGGFGRNRKISLQTGAGRELLRSILLKLAAVNEYSTTNLLNVFANIDLMEDEYHVPLVSILAEMLDSLDAEKVPSVYNRIRKLLQGAPNAVEVYEAQFGKIKAI; encoded by the coding sequence ATGGAACGTATCTACAAGTATTATCCAGAGGATTTTGGAGAACTGACAGTAAAGGTCATTCATATGGACCTTTTGTTCGATGTTTATGATGATCACACTTATGTGAGTTCGGATCTCAATGTCAGGACCCTTGGAAAGCCGATAACATCACTTGATCTTAACTGCCGTGATCTCGATATCAAAAAAATTAGCTGCAAAGAATATGATGTTTCTTACGATTACAAGGCAGATGAATACATTCTCTCAATTGAATTTGGTTGCCAGGTCCCGGCAAACACAGAAATTGTGATCCACACGGAAACAATATGCAAGCCAACCTGGAACATTCTTGAAGGCCTTTATTATGACGAGACTCCTGCAGGGGCACCGCCACAACAGATAACACAGTGCCAGCAGTGGGGATTCCAGCGTATCGTTCCATGCATCGATGACATGACCGCTAAATGTACTTACACTACCACCATCATCGCAGACGAGCGTTATACCAATCTCATAACCAACGGTGATGTTGTGGAGGAAAAACATTCTATTGGTAATGGCAGGGCCAGGATCGTCTATGACAATTCCGTTACACCAATGGCAACTTACCTTTTCTTCCTCGGGGTTGGAACTTACCGGACATTTACAAGGGAGTTCGAGTATCCTGATGGACATACTTTCGATCTTGAGTTGCTGGTACCGCCGGAATCTGATGTTTATCCAGCAGAAAAGGCACTGGATGTACTTTATGATTCAGTGATGTGGACTTACCTTTTCACAGGTCCTGAGCAGTACACTGACATTGATAAAAGGAAGGAGATATATGATCTGATCCGGGTACGCGATGCTCTCAAGGCTGAAGGGAAGTCCGATGATCTGGTATTCTTACGGGATGAGCTCAAAAAACTCGACAGCTCGCTTACGATGGGGTACAAATATACAGGTACTGTCTATCGTGAGATCGGTATGCAAAACTCTGATTTTGGCGGCATGGAGAATGTTGGCAACACCACGATCACGACCAATCGTATCATGCCATATCCGGAAACTACGGATCCATCGTTTGAGTACATGGTACGTGTCAAGGTCCATGAATATTATCATAACATAAATGGTTCGGAGGTCACAGGCTGGAGCCCGTTCGAAATATGGCTAAATGAGGCAGTGACCGTTCACATCGAGCATCAGTTCCATGCATTTGTCTTCGGAGAGAACTACAGTCGTTTGTCCAACGTTCTTGATCTTCTGGCACCCGGGGTCGGTACCTTTGCACTGGACAGTGGTGCAGCTTCCATGTCCATTGTTCCTGAAGGCTTCAATGATCCCAATGATCTGATCACAGCGGTAACGTATGTAAAAGCTCCTGAATTCGTGAGAATGCTGGAAACCCTTATGGGCAAGGAAAATTTTGCCCGTGCTCTTGATATCTATCATACCAAGTTCAGCCATTCTAATGCAAAAGGTTCTGATTGGTTGAAGACCATGGAAGAGATTTCCGGAATGGACTTTTCCGAAATGTCGGAAACGTGGCTGACACAGACAAAATTCCCAATGGTTCAAATTGATACTTCTTATGATGCGGAAAGTATGTTCTTTACACTAGATATCCATCAGGAAGTTCCGGAGGGTGGTAAGCATTGGGAGTTCCCCTTTGTCGCAGCTCTGGTGGATGGGGATGGAAATGACATTGTGGAAATTAATGAATGGATATCTTCCGAGGATGCTAATATTGCCATAGAGAACGTTGAAACGCCTGCATTTGTATCTATAAATCGTGGCTATTCCTTCTATGGAAAGGTCGTTCGTGAGGTTTCTGATGAAGAACTTCTTCTGCAGGTAAGGAAGGACAGCGATATGATCAACCGTTTCATTGCCTACTATACACTTGTGGACAGGGAGAAAATGAGATTGCTGGCTGATCCTCAGGCAAAAGTATCTGAAATGTTCATCGAACTGTTCAATGGCCTCATTAGTGATGATGTCTTGATGGAAGAGGTGGGTGGTCAGTTCCTTGCCATCTTTGAATCAGTTGAAGATGAAAGATTAGCACATCGTTATCAGATGCTCTATGATGTGAAAAAACGTATCCTTGAAGGCATTGCAAGAAATAACACAGTGTCTCTCCTGAATCTTTACCACAAGTACCTGAAGGTGTCGATACCGCAGGATGATACGCTTGAAGAGCATGCTCGTGTTATTAAGGCACGTCAGGTGAAGAACACTGTATTACGAATCCTTGCTACCCTTGACACTCCATTTGTACATCAGTTATGCAATAAGCAGTTTGTTGAAGCATCATGTGCAAGTGACCGGCTTGTAGCATTTGACTGCTACATTAACAGCTCTGCTGAGGATAAGATCGAATTTTTGGAGAATTTCATGGAAGAATCCAGGAAGAACCTTGTTGCATGGGAAGCTTTCCTTTCAATAGTTGCAGGAAATAGTAGTTCCGATGCTGTTTCTCTTGTGAAGAACATTGAGGCTTCAGAGTCCTTCCGCATTGAACAGGCCAATGATCAGCGCGCTCTATATGGTGGTTTTGGAAGGAATCGGAAGATATCCCTGCAGACGGGAGCTGGACGTGAACTTCTTCGGTCCATTCTGCTCAAACTTGCAGCGGTTAATGAGTATAGCACTACAAATCTTCTCAATGTCTTTGCTAACATCGACCTCATGGAAGATGAATATCATGTGCCTTTGGTCTCAATACTTGCAGAGATGCTTGACAGCCTTGACGCAGAGAAAGTTCCAAGCGTTTACAACAGGATCAGAAAGCTGTTACAAGGTGCTCCAAATGCAGTGGAAGTTTATGAAGCACAGTTTGGAAAGATCAAAGCTATTTGA
- a CDS encoding HAD family hydrolase codes for MERNIKAVLFDMDNTLFDFLEAKLTACKKMVKHLGAGDPEAMLRYFLRGNPGFEDLENIKDYLQDNDLYSKDNYESCCTIYETIKIEALVLYPGVKHTLKVLKEERISLALVTDAHSHNATKRLERMQIIEYFDFIVTNDMTGAKKPDHKVFHFALDLLEVKPSQAVFVGDSPRRDIEPAKQIGMRTAYAAYGDRRHYSEEVEADIILSGITDVLDFILIN; via the coding sequence ATGGAAAGGAACATAAAGGCTGTCCTTTTTGATATGGACAACACCCTATTTGATTTTCTTGAAGCTAAACTTACTGCATGTAAAAAAATGGTAAAGCACCTCGGTGCAGGAGATCCGGAAGCCATGCTCAGATATTTCCTGCGAGGCAACCCCGGTTTTGAAGATCTCGAGAACATTAAGGACTACCTCCAGGACAATGACCTTTACTCCAAAGATAATTATGAGAGCTGTTGCACTATCTACGAAACCATTAAAATAGAAGCCCTTGTGCTGTATCCCGGAGTGAAGCATACACTAAAAGTCCTGAAAGAAGAACGAATTTCTCTGGCACTTGTCACCGATGCCCATTCCCACAATGCCACCAAAAGACTGGAAAGAATGCAAATAATAGAATATTTTGATTTCATTGTGACCAACGACATGACAGGCGCTAAAAAACCCGATCATAAAGTATTCCATTTTGCACTTGATCTTCTGGAAGTAAAACCATCACAGGCAGTTTTTGTAGGAGATAGCCCCAGAAGAGACATCGAACCTGCAAAACAAATAGGAATGAGAACAGCTTACGCTGCTTATGGAGATCGACGGCACTATTCAGAAGAGGTTGAAGCAGATATAATACTATCAGGCATTACGGATGTTCTGGACTTTATCCTCATAAATTAA
- a CDS encoding DUF5684 domain-containing protein, translating to MDTGLLFPGFGISHLFAALFFYIYFAYSLQVIATKTQTVNVWMAWIPILNLLLMVRICRLSGIALIPFFIPFINIIYAAYIWGEIAYAVNKSRWLGLVILVPILNLGLPGYLAFFEY from the coding sequence ATGGATACAGGACTACTATTCCCGGGATTTGGAATCTCACATTTGTTCGCAGCTTTATTTTTCTACATATACTTCGCCTATTCATTACAGGTAATTGCTACAAAGACACAGACAGTAAATGTATGGATGGCATGGATACCGATACTGAACCTTCTACTGATGGTACGAATATGCAGACTATCAGGCATAGCATTGATACCATTTTTCATACCTTTTATAAACATCATTTATGCTGCCTACATCTGGGGAGAAATAGCATATGCCGTCAACAAGTCACGATGGTTGGGACTTGTCATATTAGTACCAATCCTTAACTTGGGGTTACCCGGATATCTTGCCTTTTTCGAGTATTAA
- a CDS encoding DMT family transporter, which produces MGSAPIRGYLEITSGCIIYGMVGVFLAFIHDMGTLPIIFYKLLIGIVFMLVYLYFTGKAGILRLSGKKRHLLLLGVFKLMTISFYFTCIIYSGLSIAILLLYTAPMYVTLLSPIVLKEKLTRSGLAGLVLSMIGIFLIVDPATFIRSGIGDIHFIGILAGILSGISFSCIIMTARYVRDEYSGFSQFFWATAFCVVVLAPFAPTVSIPVLRENFLMLLLFGLVNTSISGVLYFNGLSRVRTQAASILAMLEPVSGIFFDYTILHNAIFAETIVGCMFIITGALLAVTEHISFGKYLEFGT; this is translated from the coding sequence ATGGGTTCAGCACCGATAAGGGGCTATCTGGAGATCACTTCCGGGTGTATAATATATGGTATGGTGGGAGTATTTCTCGCTTTCATACATGATATGGGCACTCTGCCGATCATATTTTACAAACTTTTGATAGGTATAGTGTTCATGCTGGTCTATCTCTACTTTACCGGAAAGGCAGGGATCCTGAGATTGAGTGGGAAAAAGCGCCATCTTCTGCTTCTTGGTGTTTTTAAGCTTATGACCATATCTTTCTATTTTACATGCATCATTTATTCAGGGCTTTCAATAGCAATACTCTTACTATATACTGCACCTATGTATGTGACCTTATTGTCTCCGATCGTACTCAAGGAGAAGCTGACGCGGTCTGGTCTTGCCGGACTGGTCCTGTCCATGATCGGGATATTCCTTATTGTGGATCCTGCAACGTTTATTCGCTCTGGTATCGGGGATATTCATTTTATCGGGATTTTGGCTGGTATTCTGTCGGGAATCTCTTTTAGTTGCATTATCATGACCGCCCGTTATGTCAGGGATGAGTATTCCGGCTTTTCACAGTTTTTCTGGGCAACTGCCTTCTGTGTTGTTGTGCTTGCGCCATTTGCCCCCACTGTGTCCATTCCAGTACTAAGGGAGAACTTCCTGATGCTCCTGCTTTTCGGGTTGGTGAATACAAGCATCAGTGGTGTTCTGTATTTCAACGGGCTTTCAAGGGTTCGGACCCAGGCTGCCAGCATACTAGCAATGCTGGAACCGGTTAGTGGTATCTTTTTTGATTATACTATTCTTCATAATGCGATCTTTGCCGAAACGATAGTTGGGTGTATGTTCATCATTACAGGTGCTCTCCTTGCCGTTACTGAACATATTTCCTTTGGAAAATATCTTGAATTTGGGACTTGA
- a CDS encoding 30S ribosomal protein S13, producing the protein MADEEIRHLVRIMNTDLQGSQRVKYALTGIRGIGLRASRVIVDSTGVDPNAVIGYLPDEDVEKLDTAIAQFEQHLPVWMLNRQRDPTTGDNKHLLGQDIIMTLKEDLNDLKKARAYRGLRHERGLKVRGQRTKSTGRRGSTIGVRKKK; encoded by the coding sequence ATGGCAGACGAAGAAATTAGACATCTGGTTCGTATAATGAATACTGACCTGCAGGGAAGCCAGCGGGTTAAGTACGCATTGACCGGTATCCGTGGTATCGGGTTAAGAGCCTCTCGTGTTATTGTAGATAGTACTGGTGTCGATCCAAATGCAGTGATCGGTTACCTACCTGATGAGGACGTTGAAAAACTTGATACTGCAATTGCGCAGTTCGAGCAGCACCTTCCTGTATGGATGCTCAACAGGCAGCGAGACCCAACAACCGGGGACAACAAGCATCTTCTTGGTCAGGATATCATTATGACCCTGAAGGAAGACCTTAACGATCTTAAGAAGGCACGCGCATACCGTGGTCTCAGACATGAGAGAGGTCTTAAGGTCAGAGGACAGAGAACCAAGTCCACTGGAAGACGTGGTAGCACCATTGGTGTAAGGAAGAAGAAATAA
- a CDS encoding 30S ribosomal protein S4, translated as MVYPGKSTKSYDTPKHPWQAARMASEVELVKKYGLRNKRELWKSHSVLRRFRADARRLLAESAEADLSGHAKTEADQILAKLIRYSILKSDSSIDDILGLQTEAILERRLQTQVHRLGLARTARQARQFITHGHISIDGKRVTVPGMMVTKEQEMAIDYYGRSPISKEAHPERPAQIASSLVEE; from the coding sequence ATGGTATATCCTGGTAAAAGCACAAAATCTTATGATACACCAAAGCACCCCTGGCAGGCTGCTAGGATGGCAAGCGAGGTTGAGCTCGTCAAAAAGTATGGTCTCCGTAACAAGAGGGAACTTTGGAAATCACACAGTGTACTGAGAAGGTTCAGGGCAGACGCAAGACGTCTTCTTGCTGAATCCGCAGAAGCTGATCTTTCCGGTCATGCAAAGACCGAAGCAGATCAGATCCTTGCAAAACTCATCAGATACTCAATTCTGAAATCTGATTCCAGCATTGATGATATTCTTGGTCTTCAGACCGAGGCTATTCTGGAGCGCAGACTTCAGACACAGGTTCACAGGCTTGGACTTGCCCGCACTGCACGTCAGGCAAGGCAGTTCATCACCCACGGTCACATCTCCATAGATGGAAAGAGGGTAACTGTGCCTGGTATGATGGTCACAAAGGAGCAGGAAATGGCAATCGACTACTATGGTAGGTCACCTATTTCCAAAGAAGCTCATCCTGAAAGACCTGCACAGATCGCATCATCACTCGTTGAGGAATAA
- a CDS encoding 30S ribosomal protein S11, giving the protein MANGIWGVANIKCSFNNTIITVTDLTGAETIAKSSGGMVVKAARDESSPYTAMQMASQLADTLKDKGIEGVHIKVRAPGGNKQRSPGPGAQAAIRAFARAGVRIGRIEDVTPVPHDGTRPKGGRRV; this is encoded by the coding sequence ATGGCAAACGGAATCTGGGGTGTTGCAAACATCAAATGTTCATTTAACAACACGATCATCACCGTGACAGATCTCACCGGTGCAGAAACCATCGCAAAATCCTCTGGTGGAATGGTTGTAAAGGCAGCAAGGGACGAAAGCTCCCCATACACTGCTATGCAGATGGCAAGCCAGCTTGCAGATACTCTTAAAGACAAGGGTATCGAGGGTGTTCACATCAAAGTAAGGGCACCTGGAGGAAACAAGCAGAGAAGTCCGGGTCCAGGCGCACAGGCCGCGATCAGGGCATTTGCAAGAGCAGGCGTCAGGATCGGAAGGATCGAAGACGTTACACCAGTACCCCATGATGGAACTCGTCCAAAAGGCGGAAGGCGTGTATAA
- a CDS encoding DNA-directed RNA polymerase subunit D codes for MEIDILELSDRSAKFILSGTTAAFANGVRRAMLADVPTLAIDDVNIYNNTSVLYDEQLALRLGLIPLTSSLEDFVPQDKCTCEGSGCPACTVSLTLSAEAGEEEQVIVHSGDIVSSDPNVQPADKNIPIIDLRTGQKVVLEAIAHMGYGNEHAKWQAGVACGYKNMPVITFEGCDRCGICVNACPRNIIQLGEETAEISKDDLLKCSLCRLCQDSCDIDAITVGVDERSFIFTMESDGSYTAQQLILNAVNTIKGKASEMQGILDTL; via the coding sequence ATGGAAATAGATATACTTGAGTTATCCGATAGGTCAGCAAAGTTCATTTTATCAGGCACAACTGCAGCTTTTGCAAATGGTGTCCGTAGGGCAATGCTTGCCGATGTACCGACGCTAGCGATCGATGACGTGAATATCTATAATAATACTTCTGTTCTGTATGACGAGCAGCTGGCATTGAGGTTGGGTTTGATCCCCCTCACTTCCAGTCTTGAGGACTTTGTGCCGCAGGATAAGTGTACCTGTGAAGGTAGTGGCTGTCCTGCATGTACTGTCTCTCTGACTCTCAGCGCCGAAGCAGGTGAAGAGGAGCAGGTCATCGTTCATTCCGGTGACATTGTTTCATCTGACCCTAACGTACAACCAGCAGACAAGAACATCCCTATAATTGATCTCAGGACCGGCCAGAAGGTTGTGCTTGAGGCAATTGCTCACATGGGTTATGGAAACGAGCATGCAAAATGGCAGGCAGGCGTTGCTTGCGGCTATAAGAACATGCCAGTTATAACCTTTGAGGGGTGTGACAGGTGCGGCATATGCGTCAACGCATGCCCAAGAAACATAATTCAGCTAGGTGAAGAGACTGCTGAGATCTCCAAAGATGATCTTCTCAAGTGCTCATTATGCAGATTATGTCAGGATTCATGTGATATAGATGCTATTACCGTTGGTGTAGATGAAAGATCTTTCATTTTCACGATGGAATCCGATGGTTCCTACACTGCTCAACAGTTAATCTTAAATGCAGTGAATACGATTAAGGGAAAAGCCTCTGAGATGCAGGGCATCTTAGATACACTGTAA
- a CDS encoding hydantoinase/oxoprolinase family protein — MKLNLGIDAGGTYTDAIVVRSSDDAIIASYKALTTYPDPLEGIREALDGVDQDILSQVDVVSVSTTLSTNTILEGTGFPVGLILVGDFFISNDLPTEHFVQVKGGHNHRGGEAEPLDENAVKEFARKAKENVSAFAVSSYFSIRNNEHELRVKEIIRNITGMPVVCAHELSQDLGAFERAVTAFFNAQLLPITEKFMSSVETEIRNRGMKAKIFMLKCDGSVTGIKSAVEKPIESIFSGPAGSLVGASFLSKRDTCAVIDVGGTSTDVSVIRSGVPEMSESGAVVGGWKTRVKAIRMETSALGGDSDIWIGSGKVNFGPRRVIPLCRAAAQFPKFLEQIATNPMPSKALLGRNFQPAKFYIRTDYEPLELTELETEILNAIPAEPTSLKEIRSRINKYPASKHLDNLMQKRLIQPISFTPTDALHVLGEYTEYNAEASRIGAEHLAPLYKMEGDEFAAYVKREFAKNMAADLVSFFLEKISREEIRNIFDVESPIQFKVHVPVVLIGGPVVAYLEEMKKLIDAEIILPEFANVGNAAGALAAKGIRRVEILIRPASMAAPEWEFYVYSEKGRENFYEYEDAVEHAISLGKDTIYKYMKEADLDPDSVKIDIKKDEVLLEGLDTLIEAKIVVLGVAEHIEEDE, encoded by the coding sequence ATGAAATTAAATCTTGGAATTGATGCAGGTGGCACATATACAGATGCCATAGTTGTAAGAAGCTCAGATGATGCCATAATTGCATCCTATAAGGCCTTGACAACATATCCAGATCCACTGGAGGGCATCAGGGAAGCACTCGACGGAGTTGATCAGGACATACTTTCACAAGTGGATGTTGTATCGGTATCCACAACACTTTCCACCAACACCATCCTGGAAGGAACAGGATTCCCGGTTGGACTCATCCTCGTAGGGGACTTTTTTATCAGCAATGACCTTCCCACAGAACACTTTGTGCAGGTCAAAGGCGGACACAACCACAGAGGTGGTGAAGCAGAACCCCTTGATGAGAATGCAGTGAAAGAATTTGCCCGGAAGGCAAAAGAGAATGTTTCAGCCTTTGCAGTTTCCTCGTATTTCAGTATTCGTAACAACGAACATGAGCTGAGAGTCAAGGAGATCATCAGGAATATCACTGGCATGCCTGTAGTATGTGCACATGAACTATCACAGGATCTGGGAGCATTTGAGAGAGCTGTCACAGCATTCTTTAACGCCCAGTTGTTGCCCATAACAGAGAAGTTCATGTCCAGTGTGGAAACTGAGATCAGGAACAGAGGTATGAAAGCCAAGATATTCATGCTCAAATGTGACGGGTCAGTAACCGGGATAAAGAGTGCAGTGGAAAAGCCGATCGAGTCCATCTTCTCAGGCCCTGCAGGGAGTCTGGTAGGCGCATCATTCCTTTCAAAAAGGGATACTTGTGCAGTTATAGATGTAGGCGGAACAAGTACTGACGTGTCCGTTATAAGAAGCGGTGTCCCGGAAATGAGTGAATCCGGTGCTGTAGTGGGTGGATGGAAGACCAGAGTCAAGGCCATAAGGATGGAAACCTCTGCACTCGGAGGTGATAGTGATATCTGGATCGGTTCAGGAAAGGTAAACTTCGGACCGCGAAGGGTCATACCACTATGCAGGGCAGCAGCACAGTTCCCAAAATTCCTCGAGCAGATCGCGACCAACCCAATGCCTTCAAAAGCTTTACTGGGAAGGAACTTCCAGCCCGCCAAGTTCTACATAAGGACAGACTATGAACCACTCGAGCTGACCGAACTGGAAACAGAAATCCTCAATGCCATTCCTGCTGAACCAACATCACTCAAGGAGATACGTTCGCGTATCAACAAATATCCGGCATCAAAACATCTGGATAACCTCATGCAGAAAAGGCTGATACAACCCATCAGCTTCACACCCACGGACGCCCTGCATGTGCTAGGAGAGTATACGGAATATAATGCTGAGGCTTCACGCATCGGTGCAGAGCACCTGGCTCCCCTTTATAAGATGGAAGGAGATGAGTTCGCTGCCTATGTAAAGAGAGAATTTGCCAAGAACATGGCAGCAGACCTTGTTTCATTCTTCCTCGAAAAGATATCAAGAGAGGAAATTCGTAATATATTCGATGTAGAATCACCAATCCAGTTCAAAGTGCATGTGCCGGTAGTGCTGATCGGCGGCCCTGTGGTAGCATATCTTGAAGAGATGAAGAAACTGATAGATGCAGAAATCATCCTGCCGGAATTTGCAAATGTGGGTAATGCTGCGGGAGCATTAGCTGCAAAAGGAATAAGGAGGGTAGAGATATTGATACGCCCCGCTTCCATGGCCGCACCGGAATGGGAGTTCTATGTCTATTCAGAAAAGGGAAGAGAGAACTTCTACGAATATGAAGATGCAGTAGAACATGCAATAAGTCTTGGCAAAGATACAATCTACAAATACATGAAAGAAGCTGATCTTGATCCGGATTCAGTTAAGATAGACATCAAAAAGGATGAAGTGCTTCTTGAAGGGCTTGATACACTGATAGAAGCAAAGATCGTTGTACTGGGTGTTGCTGAGCACATCGAAGAAGACGAATAA